The window TCTTATCGACACACATGTTTTGATTTGGTTTGCGGAAAAGCATTCGAATTTAACGCCAAAGGTCCAAAGGTGGTTAGAGAACGCGGATAACAAAGTTTTTTTAAGCGTGGCGAGTTTATGGGAGATGGCGATAAAGGTGAATATAAGTAGGTTAAAACTTTTAGTTCCATTTGAAACTATGGTAGAACAGTTGCCACAAATGGGGTTT of the Verrucomicrobiia bacterium genome contains:
- a CDS encoding type II toxin-antitoxin system VapC family toxin, which translates into the protein MDILIDTHVLIWFAEKHSNLTPKVQRWLENADNKVFLSVASLWEMAIKVNISRLKLLVPFETMVEQLPQMGFELMPIELKHVTRFSSLPLHHSDSFDRMLVAQAMEEKLNLVSSDRSLSRYGIKVMW